In Bifidobacterium sp. ESL0775, the following are encoded in one genomic region:
- a CDS encoding type II toxin-antitoxin system Phd/YefM family antitoxin, whose product MDTYTPTAARKNLYQILKDVNVQRKPVVISPARGNKDEEAVVVNRADWNSMIETLYLENTGTLATAEKRRADDSGITDFDDIDWDTL is encoded by the coding sequence ATGGATACTTATACTCCGACAGCAGCAAGGAAGAACCTGTACCAGATTCTCAAGGATGTCAACGTTCAGCGGAAACCCGTAGTGATTTCTCCCGCAAGGGGCAACAAGGACGAGGAAGCCGTAGTCGTCAATCGTGCCGATTGGAATTCGATGATCGAAACCTTGTATCTGGAGAACACGGGCACACTCGCCACAGCTGAAAAACGCCGTGCTGACGATAGCGGAATCACGGATTTCGATGATATTGATTGGGATACGCTGTGA